The proteins below come from a single Candidatus Glassbacteria bacterium genomic window:
- a CDS encoding polyprenyl synthetase family protein: MNPETSVSRKWVEALAQIQLVHGEDLGLIGARIEQLLESDFEPINEVMGHLFSKSGKMIRPTLLLMAADRERVEPDVLVSLGASVELIHTASLVHDDTIDSSSYRRGVETLNSKWNHKTSVIIGDYLLARAFSEIASLGSLEVVRKLTGACRSLASGEMRQMTLEGNLAACEEDYFKFVREKTGSLFAATCAVAAITSGGKYLDELESFGMLFGCIFQITDDLLDYPWFSLKSGKPTGLDMRERKITLPLIHSLSRIDGNQRAEFERAFTTGGRLDDSEASALQEIVIECGGLDYAWGRAVELAGEAADLVEHLDLERASRLKVLVDLIVERDR; the protein is encoded by the coding sequence TTGAATCCCGAAACCAGTGTCAGCAGAAAATGGGTCGAGGCGCTGGCCCAGATCCAGTTAGTCCACGGCGAGGACCTCGGACTGATCGGCGCGAGAATCGAACAGTTGCTCGAGAGCGATTTTGAACCGATCAACGAGGTGATGGGCCACCTGTTCAGCAAGAGCGGAAAGATGATCCGTCCCACGCTGCTGCTGATGGCCGCCGACCGCGAGCGGGTGGAGCCGGATGTACTGGTTTCCCTGGGAGCCTCGGTGGAGCTGATCCACACGGCTTCGCTGGTGCACGATGACACGATTGACAGTTCCAGCTACCGTCGCGGTGTGGAGACGCTGAACTCCAAGTGGAACCACAAGACCAGCGTGATTATCGGCGACTACCTGCTGGCGCGCGCTTTCAGCGAGATCGCCTCGCTGGGCAGCCTGGAGGTGGTCAGAAAGCTGACCGGCGCCTGCCGGTCCCTGGCCAGCGGCGAGATGCGTCAGATGACCCTGGAGGGCAACCTGGCCGCCTGCGAAGAGGACTATTTCAAGTTCGTGCGCGAAAAGACCGGCAGCCTGTTCGCCGCCACCTGCGCCGTGGCCGCGATCACCTCCGGCGGGAAATATCTCGACGAACTGGAGAGTTTCGGCATGCTGTTCGGCTGCATCTTCCAGATCACCGACGACCTGCTGGATTACCCCTGGTTCTCTCTCAAGAGCGGCAAGCCTACCGGGCTGGACATGCGCGAACGAAAAATAACCCTGCCCCTGATCCATTCTCTCTCCCGCATTGACGGCAATCAGCGCGCCGAGTTCGAGCGTGCTTTCACCACCGGCGGCAGGCTCGACGACTCCGAGGCTTCGGCGCTGCAGGAGATCGTGATAGAGTGCGGCGGCCTGGACTACGCATGGGGCCGGGCGGTTGAGCTGGCCGGCGAGGCCGCCGATCTTGTTGAGCACCTCGACCTCGAACGCGCCTCCCGTCTGAAAGTCCTGGTGGACCTCATTGTTGAACGCGACAGGTAG
- a CDS encoding ABC transporter permease, with translation MFKLALSNLSQRKMRSAISILALSVGICLFMVLWGLVNGVLNEFTERIRGIGADITVVRSGSNPLLFGSGVLPYEMADELRRIEGVQTVSPVMIWKTQIGGAPYNVFGIEPDNFQDLGGELIFTDGRPLQAQDEMFIDSRIAAQESLGVGDSLTLGQPFRIVGIVRPGVGTRVFMHYGKMAELTSQPGRVSLFFVRAESPEAVDEVSRKILAAFEGVETQFMSNIAASMGKYLNSLNQFIGAINYTTLIISALVILLSMYTTVVERTREIGILKSLGASRAYILIAIMTEAFVLSLLGAILGITLALGSSAVIEWKFQLLTVELTAGLALRSMALGLIVGCIGALYPALWAARQDPLEALVYD, from the coding sequence ATGTTCAAACTCGCCCTCTCCAATCTCAGTCAGCGCAAGATGCGCAGCGCGATCAGTATCCTGGCCCTCTCGGTGGGCATCTGCCTGTTCATGGTGCTCTGGGGTCTGGTCAACGGGGTGCTCAACGAGTTTACCGAGCGGATCAGGGGTATCGGCGCGGACATAACCGTGGTGCGCAGCGGGAGCAACCCCCTGCTGTTCGGCTCGGGCGTGCTGCCCTACGAGATGGCCGACGAACTGCGCCGGATCGAGGGCGTGCAGACAGTCAGCCCGGTGATGATCTGGAAAACCCAGATCGGCGGCGCGCCCTACAATGTGTTCGGAATCGAACCGGACAATTTCCAGGACCTCGGCGGCGAGTTGATCTTTACCGACGGGCGGCCGCTGCAGGCTCAGGACGAGATGTTCATCGACAGCCGGATTGCGGCCCAGGAGAGCCTGGGCGTGGGCGACTCGCTGACTCTCGGACAGCCGTTCCGGATCGTGGGAATCGTGCGGCCCGGCGTGGGTACGCGGGTGTTCATGCACTACGGAAAAATGGCCGAGCTGACCAGCCAGCCGGGGCGGGTGAGTCTGTTTTTCGTACGGGCGGAGTCGCCGGAGGCGGTCGATGAGGTCTCGAGAAAAATCCTCGCCGCTTTCGAGGGAGTCGAGACCCAGTTCATGAGCAATATCGCCGCCTCGATGGGTAAGTATCTCAACTCGCTCAACCAGTTTATCGGGGCGATTAACTACACCACGCTGATCATCAGCGCACTGGTAATTCTGCTGTCGATGTACACCACGGTGGTCGAGCGCACCCGCGAGATCGGGATCCTCAAAAGCCTGGGAGCCTCGCGCGCCTATATCCTGATCGCGATCATGACCGAGGCCTTCGTGCTCAGCCTGCTGGGAGCGATACTGGGCATCACGCTGGCCCTGGGCAGCAGCGCGGTGATCGAGTGGAAATTTCAGTTGCTGACAGTGGAGCTTACTGCCGGCCTGGCCCTTCGCAGCATGGCCCTGGGGCTGATAGTCGGCTGTATCGGCGCGCTCTACCCCGCGCTGTGGGCCGCGCGCCAGGACCCGCTGGAGGCCCTGGTTTACGATTGA
- a CDS encoding YggT family protein, with protein MMMLYNLLDKLLTFYGYLLLARIIISWFHVDHRQPWVRLLVRVTEPFLQPFRALIPPLGGMDFSPIVAFFVLSMIERLVLSLIGY; from the coding sequence ATGATGATGCTTTACAACCTGCTGGACAAGCTGCTCACCTTCTACGGCTACCTGCTGCTGGCCAGGATTATCATTTCCTGGTTCCATGTCGATCACCGCCAGCCCTGGGTGCGGCTGCTGGTGCGGGTTACCGAACCGTTCCTCCAGCCGTTCCGCGCGCTGATCCCGCCCCTGGGCGGGATGGATTTCAGCCCGATAGTGGCCTTTTTCGTGCTGAGCATGATCGAGCGGCTGGTGCTCTCGCTGATAGGTTATTGA
- a CDS encoding ABC transporter permease, with product MGRLTVRSWTFRIGLALIITLILGALGADLFSPYDPYSVDMDAVMTPPSAAHPFGTDSLGRDLLSRVLHGGRISLAIGVLAVLISGLVGTTVGAVAGFAGGWLDEVLMRITDIVLAFPTALLALAVMAVFEDPTIGKIFIVLGLVGWANIARLVRAEVMAVKERDYVTAARSVGVGPLGVVLRHVLPNTLGTLLVALTLGVASNILTEAWLSFLGLGAQPPLPSWGAMITEGQFFLTTRPWVCIFPGMAILLTVLGFNMLGDGLRDVLDPRLRRGK from the coding sequence ATGGGCCGGCTTACTGTGCGCAGCTGGACTTTCCGCATCGGCCTGGCGCTGATAATCACGTTGATCTTAGGCGCGCTGGGAGCCGACCTGTTCTCGCCATACGACCCCTACAGCGTGGACATGGACGCAGTGATGACTCCGCCCTCGGCGGCCCACCCGTTCGGCACCGATTCCCTTGGCCGCGATCTTTTATCGAGGGTCCTGCATGGCGGACGGATATCTCTTGCAATCGGCGTGCTGGCCGTGCTGATTTCCGGGCTGGTGGGCACAACTGTCGGGGCGGTGGCGGGGTTCGCCGGCGGCTGGCTGGACGAGGTGCTGATGCGGATCACCGATATCGTGCTGGCGTTTCCCACCGCGCTGCTTGCGCTGGCCGTGATGGCGGTGTTCGAGGACCCGACAATCGGCAAGATCTTTATCGTGCTGGGTCTGGTGGGCTGGGCCAATATCGCCCGGCTGGTGCGCGCCGAGGTGATGGCGGTCAAGGAGCGGGACTACGTGACCGCGGCGCGCAGCGTGGGAGTGGGACCGCTGGGCGTGGTGCTGCGTCACGTGCTGCCCAACACCCTGGGCACGCTGCTGGTGGCTCTCACCCTGGGCGTGGCCTCGAATATCCTCACCGAGGCCTGGCTCTCCTTTCTCGGGCTGGGAGCACAGCCCCCCCTGCCGAGCTGGGGTGCGATGATCACCGAGGGCCAGTTCTTCCTGACCACCAGGCCGTGGGTCTGCATCTTCCCGGGCATGGCGATCCTGCTGACCGTGTTGGGGTTCAACATGCTCGGCGACGGCCTTCGCGACGTGCTCGACCCCAGGCTGCGACGGGGAAAGTGA
- a CDS encoding ABC transporter permease, with translation MLAFVLRRLLSLIPVLWGIATLVFALMYLVPGDPARLMAGQNVDEQTIETIRERMGLNEPLYVRYGMFLAGVATGDLGYSYRQRRPVSEVIFERFPATLKLALATILIALLFGVTAGVLAALYHGRSLDWGVMVLTLLGISTPVFWLGLMLIVVFSVWLGWLPVSGYGDGGVRHLILPALSLSAISTGYFARITRSSFLEVMGTDYILAARSRGLPGHRVVLRHALRNAAIPLVTVIGTNLAGLLGGAVAIETVFAWPGIGRAIYDAILVRDLPVVEGGVIFLAFVFVAANLVIDLLYAWIDPRVRLPGYRGAGGG, from the coding sequence ATGCTCGCCTTTGTCCTCAGACGTCTGCTGTCGCTGATTCCCGTGCTGTGGGGGATCGCCACGCTGGTGTTCGCGCTGATGTATCTGGTGCCGGGCGACCCGGCGCGGCTGATGGCCGGCCAGAACGTTGATGAGCAGACTATCGAGACGATCCGCGAGCGGATGGGCTTGAACGAGCCGCTGTACGTACGCTACGGGATGTTTCTGGCCGGGGTCGCCACCGGCGACCTGGGCTACAGCTACCGTCAGCGCCGCCCCGTGAGCGAGGTCATTTTCGAGCGCTTTCCCGCCACGCTCAAGCTCGCCCTGGCCACGATCCTGATCGCCCTGCTCTTCGGCGTTACCGCCGGAGTGCTGGCCGCGCTTTACCACGGACGCTCGCTGGACTGGGGCGTGATGGTGCTCACTCTGCTGGGAATAAGTACGCCCGTGTTCTGGCTGGGCCTGATGTTGATCGTCGTGTTCAGTGTCTGGCTCGGCTGGCTGCCCGTTAGCGGCTACGGCGATGGCGGCGTCCGCCACCTGATCCTGCCCGCACTCAGCCTGAGTGCGATCAGCACCGGCTATTTCGCCCGGATCACCCGCAGCAGCTTTCTCGAAGTAATGGGCACCGACTATATCCTGGCCGCCCGCAGCCGGGGTCTGCCCGGCCACCGGGTGGTGCTGCGCCATGCCTTGCGCAATGCGGCGATTCCGCTGGTGACCGTGATCGGGACGAATCTGGCGGGACTACTGGGCGGGGCGGTGGCCATCGAGACAGTATTCGCCTGGCCGGGGATCGGGCGGGCGATTTATGACGCGATCCTGGTGCGCGACCTGCCGGTGGTCGAGGGCGGGGTGATTTTTCTGGCGTTCGTGTTCGTGGCGGCCAATCTGGTAATCGACCTGCTCTACGCCTGGATCGATCCCAGGGTGCGCCTGCCGGGCTACCGCGGCGCGGGGGGTGGATGA
- a CDS encoding ABC transporter substrate-binding protein, producing MTNYLDTRVIRARGHYSVFTVACWLILSLALLAACSGGDRRGQHGEGTLTFRFRIPGDPPSLDPIHSADLVSQSVVNNLFDPLLRLDPSTAGLTGALAERWEVSADGLSFRFVLRPGARFHNGRRVAAADVVYSFHRLLDPANASPRPWILTPVAGAADFREGRADSVEGLSAEGDSAVVIRLAEPYAPFLVQLTMTAASIVPREEVERLGADNFGQEPVGSGPFRFVSWQHDSRIVLERAGHASPPAAGRAVERVEFEVAPNISVAYEKYRAGELDLLDQLPPGHVGLVRKRTPEQLHVWPGLSVRYLGFNLTREPFRGNRTLRQAFNFAINKKAIVEVLGEGVDVVSAGAVPPGLPGHNPGLDGYPYDPERARSLLAESGYPGGEGLPELTLLYNNDPVDRRVAVFIQACLGELGVDIRLKSLEWAAFLAAVRAGEAGIFRGSWVGDFPDAHNFLHTLFHSSNWGDAGNYSRFADPEVDSLLEQAARVVDLDCRAELYRRVESIIGEEAPWIFLYHPGQVALLRPEWGGAVFPSLGIWAVPLERLYLKQVSE from the coding sequence ATGACCAATTATCTGGATACGCGGGTAATCAGGGCCCGTGGGCATTATTCGGTTTTCACAGTTGCCTGCTGGTTGATACTGTCCTTAGCGCTGCTGGCGGCATGCTCCGGCGGTGATCGGCGCGGGCAGCACGGCGAGGGTACGCTCACTTTCCGCTTCCGGATTCCCGGCGACCCGCCCAGCCTGGACCCGATCCACAGCGCGGACTTGGTGAGCCAGAGTGTGGTCAACAACCTGTTCGATCCCCTGCTGCGCCTGGACCCGTCCACCGCCGGACTGACCGGCGCGCTGGCGGAGCGCTGGGAGGTTTCAGCCGACGGCCTCTCGTTCCGGTTCGTGCTCCGTCCCGGCGCCCGCTTTCACAACGGACGCAGGGTGGCGGCCGCTGATGTGGTCTATTCGTTCCACCGCCTGCTTGACCCGGCCAACGCCAGCCCGCGGCCCTGGATTCTGACCCCGGTTGCCGGGGCTGCTGATTTCCGCGAGGGACGCGCGGACAGCGTTGAGGGGCTGAGCGCCGAGGGCGACAGCGCGGTGGTGATCCGTCTGGCAGAACCCTATGCGCCGTTTCTGGTGCAATTGACCATGACCGCGGCCAGTATCGTTCCGCGCGAGGAAGTGGAGCGGCTGGGCGCGGACAACTTTGGCCAGGAGCCGGTCGGTTCCGGGCCGTTCCGTTTCGTCAGCTGGCAGCACGACAGCCGGATCGTGCTGGAGCGCGCCGGACATGCTTCGCCTCCTGCGGCCGGCCGGGCCGTGGAGCGGGTGGAGTTCGAGGTGGCGCCCAATATCAGCGTGGCCTACGAGAAATACCGCGCCGGCGAGCTGGACCTGCTCGACCAGCTCCCGCCCGGCCATGTCGGGCTGGTGCGTAAGCGCACGCCGGAACAGCTCCATGTCTGGCCCGGACTCTCGGTGCGCTACTTGGGCTTCAACCTCACCCGCGAGCCGTTCAGGGGTAACCGTACCCTGCGCCAGGCGTTCAATTTCGCGATCAACAAGAAAGCTATCGTGGAAGTGCTTGGCGAGGGAGTCGACGTGGTCTCCGCCGGAGCTGTCCCGCCGGGACTGCCGGGGCACAATCCCGGCCTGGACGGCTACCCCTACGACCCCGAGCGCGCCCGCAGCCTGCTGGCCGAATCCGGTTATCCGGGCGGGGAGGGCCTGCCGGAGCTGACCCTGCTCTACAACAACGATCCGGTGGACCGGCGGGTGGCCGTGTTCATCCAGGCCTGCCTGGGCGAGCTCGGCGTGGATATCCGGCTCAAGAGCCTGGAATGGGCCGCGTTCCTGGCCGCTGTTCGCGCGGGGGAGGCCGGGATTTTCCGCGGAAGCTGGGTCGGGGATTTTCCCGATGCGCACAATTTCCTCCACACCCTGTTCCACTCGTCAAACTGGGGCGATGCCGGCAACTACTCCCGGTTCGCCGACCCGGAAGTAGACAGTCTTCTTGAGCAGGCAGCTCGAGTGGTGGATCTGGACTGTCGCGCTGAGCTTTACCGCCGGGTGGAGAGCATAATCGGCGAGGAAGCTCCCTGGATTTTTCTCTATCACCCGGGGCAGGTGGCCCTGCTGCGCCCGGAGTGGGGTGGGGCCGTGTTTCCGTCGCTGGGAATCTGGGCCGTGCCGCTGGAGCGGCTGTATCTTAAGCAGGTTTCGGAGTAG
- a CDS encoding GWxTD domain-containing protein, which produces MSGIDIIGRQDLGGEKVNGMSKLSLRIITAGVLFAALAVTLPEPEITLAQDLHSFENDVPFGFRMSFYKDGRDSTLCLVTLTVENEHLLFYRGERYYEAHYETFLNMRETETRNILKGLWDKKVHVPSYDETSLAEHFDPLTITIRAVPGKYEGFVEVKDVQASTYGNGRVSVQVPDFNADLPKLSTPLFYAAPEGLEQGRRPPMPPEGEIPNEGSLKIPSGKPIWLLVEIYADSSSLPEDWQLTAEVVKALMLFPRVDVPLEDGLIRQRKMIEIPTGTMGLGTYELDVQLRDSNNTSLARATSFKFKIVRSADWVTKNYKNEIKYLRYLVRENEMERLEAIAEDEQAKALEEFWTKIDPVPATAVNELRVQYFERIDYANKHFTTEKKEGWETNMGEVYILLGPPTEIYGSRLNQIWIYEYEGLVMHFFGHNLRNRGEFDEYIRDRRWW; this is translated from the coding sequence TTGTCCGGGATTGACATTATCGGCCGGCAGGATCTGGGAGGGGAGAAAGTGAACGGCATGTCGAAATTATCGTTGAGGATTATCACCGCCGGAGTGCTGTTTGCAGCGCTGGCGGTTACGCTGCCGGAGCCGGAAATCACCCTGGCCCAGGACCTGCACTCGTTCGAAAATGACGTCCCGTTCGGGTTCAGAATGAGTTTTTACAAGGACGGCCGGGACAGTACCCTCTGCCTGGTCACCCTGACCGTGGAGAACGAGCACTTGCTGTTTTACCGTGGCGAAAGGTACTACGAGGCCCATTACGAAACGTTCCTGAACATGCGCGAGACCGAGACCCGCAATATCCTCAAGGGCTTATGGGACAAGAAAGTGCACGTTCCCAGCTACGATGAAACCAGCCTGGCCGAGCATTTCGACCCGTTGACTATCACCATCCGCGCGGTGCCGGGCAAATACGAAGGGTTCGTTGAGGTCAAGGACGTGCAGGCCAGCACCTACGGCAACGGCCGCGTGAGCGTCCAGGTGCCCGATTTTAACGCTGACCTGCCCAAGCTCAGCACTCCGTTGTTCTACGCGGCTCCCGAGGGACTGGAACAGGGCCGGAGACCGCCGATGCCGCCGGAAGGCGAGATTCCGAACGAGGGCAGCCTGAAGATCCCCAGCGGTAAACCGATCTGGCTGCTGGTCGAGATCTACGCCGACAGCTCCTCGCTGCCCGAAGACTGGCAGCTTACCGCCGAGGTGGTGAAAGCGCTGATGCTCTTCCCGCGGGTCGACGTGCCGCTGGAGGACGGTTTGATCCGCCAGCGCAAGATGATCGAAATCCCGACGGGTACGATGGGACTGGGCACCTACGAGCTGGACGTCCAGTTACGGGATTCCAACAACACCAGCCTGGCCCGCGCCACCTCGTTCAAATTCAAAATCGTCCGCAGCGCCGACTGGGTGACCAAAAATTACAAGAACGAGATCAAGTACCTTCGCTACCTGGTACGGGAAAACGAGATGGAGCGCTTGGAGGCGATCGCCGAGGACGAGCAGGCCAAAGCGCTCGAGGAGTTCTGGACCAAAATCGATCCCGTGCCGGCCACGGCGGTCAATGAACTGCGCGTCCAGTATTTCGAGCGGATCGACTACGCCAACAAACACTTTACCACCGAGAAGAAAGAAGGCTGGGAGACCAATATGGGCGAGGTCTATATTCTCCTCGGTCCTCCCACCGAGATTTACGGCAGCCGCCTGAACCAGATCTGGATTTACGAGTACGAGGGCCTGGTGATGCACTTTTTCGGCCACAATCTGCGCAACCGCGGCGAATTCGACGAGTATATCCGCGATCGCAGGTGGTGGTGA
- a CDS encoding 4Fe-4S binding protein, translating into MRNARRVSQVLFFVLFLFLLVMTEYKGTDQISYPVKIFFDFDPLVAAAAFFAAHSLPAMMLWSLLTVAVTVAFGRFFCAWVCPMGTLNHVLSHNRLKTAENVRRNRYDRRQSWKYVAVIFLLIASILGLQIVGFLDPFSVLIRSFSLAVNPVFNFLTRALFYPLLVLDRPWLSAIVEPVFLFLRSHVLSFEQPYFYQGLFIGLLFVAIAVLNQLRRRFWCRYLCPLGALLGLLGRFSLLKLKVDKQTCTNCMLCKRNCEGACEPHSTESWMRSECLTCWNCVEACPHDSISLGLGLPARGEASVDIGKRAVLASAAAAVGALALFRIDPRKPPPSARVGSGREGRKFNPVLIRPPGAVAEEEFLKRCIKCGECMKVCIKNAIHPTLMEAGLEGFWSPYLKMQLGYCEFNCTLCGQVCPTGAIELLTTEQKHRTVIGLAIFDMNRCLPYSLGRSCIVCEEVCPTPKKAIYFEEVEVTDREGVSKVIKQPKVDPHLCIGCGICEYACPLVDKPGIYCTSIGESRSQENQLLLDVYGGGEV; encoded by the coding sequence ATGCGGAACGCGCGCAGGGTCAGCCAGGTTCTGTTTTTCGTTCTGTTCCTCTTCCTGCTGGTGATGACCGAGTACAAGGGCACCGACCAGATCAGTTACCCGGTCAAGATTTTCTTCGATTTCGATCCCCTGGTGGCCGCGGCCGCTTTTTTCGCCGCTCACAGCCTGCCCGCGATGATGCTCTGGAGCCTGCTGACCGTGGCGGTTACCGTGGCGTTCGGCCGCTTTTTCTGCGCCTGGGTCTGCCCGATGGGCACGCTGAACCACGTCCTGAGCCACAACCGGCTCAAGACGGCCGAAAATGTCCGCCGCAACCGCTACGACCGCCGCCAGAGCTGGAAATACGTGGCCGTTATCTTTTTGCTGATCGCATCAATCCTGGGCTTGCAGATTGTCGGCTTCCTCGACCCGTTCTCCGTGCTGATCCGCTCGTTCAGCCTGGCGGTTAACCCGGTGTTCAATTTTCTCACGCGGGCGCTGTTCTACCCGCTGCTGGTGTTGGACCGGCCCTGGCTGAGCGCGATTGTCGAGCCTGTGTTCCTGTTCCTGCGCAGCCACGTGCTGTCTTTCGAGCAGCCCTATTTCTACCAGGGCCTGTTTATCGGTCTGCTGTTCGTGGCGATTGCGGTGCTGAACCAACTCCGCCGCAGATTCTGGTGCCGCTACCTCTGTCCGCTGGGCGCCCTGCTGGGACTGCTGGGCCGGTTCAGCCTGCTCAAGCTGAAAGTGGACAAACAGACCTGCACCAACTGCATGCTCTGCAAGCGCAACTGCGAGGGAGCCTGCGAGCCGCACAGCACAGAAAGCTGGATGCGCAGCGAGTGCCTGACCTGTTGGAACTGCGTGGAGGCCTGCCCCCACGATTCGATCAGCCTGGGTCTGGGCCTGCCCGCCCGCGGAGAAGCCTCGGTGGATATCGGTAAACGGGCTGTGCTGGCCTCGGCGGCCGCGGCTGTGGGCGCGCTGGCCCTGTTCCGGATCGATCCGCGCAAGCCGCCGCCGTCAGCGCGGGTGGGGAGCGGACGCGAGGGCAGGAAGTTCAATCCCGTCCTGATCCGTCCGCCGGGCGCGGTGGCCGAGGAGGAGTTCCTCAAGCGCTGTATCAAGTGCGGAGAGTGCATGAAAGTCTGCATCAAGAACGCGATCCATCCCACCCTGATGGAGGCCGGCCTGGAGGGGTTCTGGTCCCCGTACCTGAAAATGCAGCTCGGCTACTGCGAGTTCAACTGCACCCTCTGCGGTCAGGTCTGTCCCACGGGCGCTATCGAGCTACTGACCACCGAGCAGAAGCACCGGACGGTTATCGGCCTGGCGATTTTCGACATGAACCGCTGTCTCCCATACTCGCTCGGGCGCAGCTGCATCGTCTGCGAGGAAGTCTGCCCGACGCCCAAGAAGGCGATCTATTTCGAGGAAGTGGAGGTAACAGACCGCGAGGGAGTTTCCAAGGTGATCAAGCAGCCCAAAGTGGACCCGCACCTGTGTATCGGCTGCGGAATCTGCGAGTATGCCTGCCCGCTGGTCGACAAGCCGGGAATTTACTGCACCTCGATCGGCGAGTCCCGCAGTCAGGAAAATCAGCTGCTGCTGGATGTCTACGGCGGGGGCGAAGTTTGA
- a CDS encoding DUF362 domain-containing protein gives MSLNRKSFLKLLGGSAAAAALGACGGGEGSGGSVAAAGGRSPRPVNVVGAEMSVVKGADARAITRRAVEELGGMGVFVSRGDKVMIKPNIGWDRVPAQAATTNPEVVAELCAMCLDAGAAKVTVLDNTINDPRRCYVRSGIKAAAEEVGAEVPFLEDYNFRRVNVGGELIKEWPVYREALEVDRIINVPIAKHHSLSRLTLGMKNFYGLMGGRRNQLHQDVHLSIAEMTRFFAPALTVIDAVRILTANGPSGGSLGDVKQLDTVIASVDPVAADARAAGFFGIDPAAIGYLEIGSRMGLGTLDLNAVRTSEVEI, from the coding sequence ATGTCTCTGAATAGAAAAAGCTTTCTCAAACTCCTGGGTGGCTCGGCTGCCGCGGCCGCTCTGGGGGCCTGTGGGGGAGGCGAGGGCTCGGGCGGGTCAGTTGCCGCCGCCGGCGGACGCAGCCCCAGGCCGGTTAACGTGGTCGGGGCTGAAATGTCGGTGGTCAAGGGTGCGGACGCCCGCGCGATTACCCGGCGGGCGGTGGAGGAACTCGGCGGGATGGGCGTGTTTGTCAGCCGGGGCGACAAGGTGATGATCAAGCCCAATATCGGCTGGGACAGGGTCCCGGCCCAGGCGGCCACGACAAATCCCGAGGTTGTCGCCGAGCTGTGCGCCATGTGCCTGGATGCCGGCGCGGCCAAAGTGACCGTGCTGGACAACACGATCAACGACCCTAGGCGCTGTTACGTGCGCAGCGGGATCAAAGCCGCGGCCGAGGAAGTCGGCGCGGAGGTGCCGTTCCTGGAGGACTACAATTTCCGGCGAGTGAATGTGGGCGGCGAGTTGATCAAGGAGTGGCCGGTTTACCGCGAGGCGCTGGAGGTGGACCGGATTATCAACGTCCCGATCGCCAAGCACCACTCGTTGAGCCGCCTGACGCTGGGGATGAAGAACTTCTACGGGCTGATGGGCGGACGGCGCAACCAGCTCCACCAGGATGTCCACCTCTCGATTGCCGAGATGACCCGCTTTTTCGCCCCGGCCCTGACCGTGATCGACGCCGTGCGGATTCTGACCGCCAACGGACCCTCGGGCGGCAGCCTGGGCGATGTCAAGCAGCTGGACACGGTGATCGCCTCAGTAGACCCGGTGGCCGCCGATGCCCGCGCCGCGGGCTTTTTCGGGATCGATCCCGCCGCGATCGGCTATCTTGAAATCGGCAGCCGGATGGGCCTGGGCACTCTCGATCTGAACGCCGTCCGGACCTCGGAGGTCGAGATCTGA
- a CDS encoding NAD-dependent epimerase/dehydratase family protein has protein sequence MRILVTGGAGFIGSHVVEHFHAGHEVVVVDNLRTGYRSNLDGLNHQFHEVTITDRERLFPLFEGVDRVFHLAAMISVPESLGKPAECVEINTQGTLNVLEAAREHGVERVVFTSSAAVYGDNPVVPKREDMLPEPKSPYAVTKLDGEYYLKIFEDEWGVGAGPLRFFNVFGPRQDPRSQYAAAIPIFIHRALRGEDITVYGDGTQVRDFVYVKDVVSACVLASEKGGPVCNVARGEHITINDIARQIIDLTGSSSKLIHAGPRSGDIHTSYADISRLKSLGYRPEPDQRECLLATIRFFEGCQG, from the coding sequence ATGCGCATTCTGGTTACCGGCGGAGCCGGTTTTATCGGCAGTCACGTTGTCGAGCATTTTCATGCCGGCCACGAGGTAGTAGTTGTCGACAACCTTCGTACCGGTTACCGGAGCAACCTGGATGGCCTGAACCATCAGTTCCACGAGGTGACGATTACGGACAGGGAGAGACTGTTTCCGCTGTTCGAGGGCGTGGACCGGGTGTTTCACCTGGCGGCGATGATCAGTGTGCCGGAAAGTCTGGGAAAGCCGGCGGAGTGCGTGGAGATCAATACACAGGGTACGCTCAATGTCCTCGAAGCCGCCCGTGAACACGGAGTGGAACGCGTGGTATTCACCTCCAGCGCGGCGGTCTATGGCGATAACCCGGTGGTGCCCAAACGCGAGGATATGCTGCCCGAACCCAAGAGTCCTTACGCTGTGACCAAGCTCGATGGCGAGTATTACCTGAAGATTTTCGAGGACGAGTGGGGCGTGGGGGCGGGACCGCTCAGGTTTTTCAACGTCTTCGGGCCGCGCCAGGACCCCCGGAGCCAGTATGCCGCCGCTATTCCGATTTTCATTCACAGGGCCTTGCGTGGCGAGGATATCACGGTGTACGGCGACGGTACCCAGGTACGCGATTTCGTCTATGTCAAAGACGTCGTTTCCGCCTGCGTACTGGCTTCGGAAAAAGGTGGTCCGGTGTGCAACGTCGCCCGCGGCGAACATATCACGATCAACGATATCGCCCGGCAGATTATCGACCTCACCGGCTCCTCGAGCAAGCTGATCCATGCCGGTCCCCGTTCGGGCGATATCCATACCAGCTACGCCGACATCTCGCGCCTCAAATCGCTGGGTTACCGGCCGGAACCGGATCAGCGTGAATGCCTGCTGGCCACGATACGCTTTTTTGAGGGCTGTCAGGGATGA